A single Candidatus Bipolaricaulota bacterium DNA region contains:
- a CDS encoding threonyl-tRNA synthetase editing domain-containing protein, which translates to MKLLLVYAERFGYRTTLKTVETAPDKDESVEIEDALVGFIHFEAADEQDPAGMETKLVKNLKWAARKNETKRIILHSFAHLSDTKASPEFAARVLAGAETRLKDAGYEAFQTPFGYFLDLELSAPGRPSARVFKSF; encoded by the coding sequence ATGAAGCTTCTCTTGGTCTATGCAGAGCGATTCGGGTACCGTACAACCCTGAAGACGGTGGAGACAGCACCGGACAAGGACGAGTCCGTAGAGATCGAAGACGCGCTCGTCGGGTTCATCCACTTCGAGGCGGCGGACGAGCAAGACCCCGCTGGGATGGAGACGAAGCTCGTCAAGAACCTGAAGTGGGCGGCGCGGAAGAACGAAACGAAGCGGATCATCCTCCACTCCTTCGCCCATCTTTCTGATACCAAAGCATCCCCCGAGTTCGCCGCGCGGGTCCTCGCCGGAGCGGAGACACGGCTCAAGGACGCGGGATACGAGGCATTCCAGACCCCATTCGGTTACTTCCTCGATCTCGAGCTCTCCGCCCCCGGCCGCCCGTCGGCACGGGTATTCAAGAGCTTTTGA